The following proteins come from a genomic window of Myxococcota bacterium:
- a CDS encoding exosortase/archaeosortase family protein, producing MSASAPARGGGRPADAGARSRTWVAFAAAVAALVAVYGQILRYMVLHWTQVEDYQHAFIVAPLALYFAWERRAKLRRVALDGSWLGLVPLALGVASLAVGRLGVELTTMRAGFVLSLIGLVLLLLGREVFRILAFPLLFLFLMIPLPQSLVNVVAFPLQLVAARAAVAAMQALGIPVLLEGNIIHLAQTSLFVEEACSGLRSLTALVTVGVLFAYFFRKSLGERAILVASTIPIAILVNAFRVALTGVLAHAYGEQAATGVVHELQGVATYVIALAILFAEAALLSKLWRRLPARVRRALA from the coding sequence ATGAGCGCGAGCGCGCCGGCGCGCGGCGGCGGACGCCCGGCCGACGCGGGCGCGCGCTCCCGCACCTGGGTCGCCTTCGCGGCCGCCGTCGCCGCACTCGTCGCCGTGTACGGCCAGATCCTCCGCTACATGGTCCTCCACTGGACGCAGGTCGAGGACTACCAGCACGCGTTCATCGTCGCCCCGCTCGCGCTCTACTTCGCGTGGGAGCGGCGCGCGAAGCTCCGGCGCGTCGCGCTCGACGGGAGCTGGCTCGGCCTCGTCCCGCTCGCGCTCGGCGTCGCATCGCTCGCGGTCGGAAGGCTCGGCGTCGAGCTCACGACGATGCGCGCGGGCTTCGTGCTGTCGCTGATCGGTCTCGTGCTGCTGCTGCTGGGACGCGAGGTGTTCCGGATCCTCGCCTTCCCGCTCCTGTTCCTCTTCCTGATGATCCCGCTGCCGCAGTCGCTCGTGAACGTCGTCGCCTTCCCGCTGCAGCTCGTCGCGGCGCGGGCCGCGGTGGCCGCGATGCAGGCGCTCGGCATCCCCGTGCTCCTCGAGGGCAACATCATCCACCTCGCGCAGACGTCGCTCTTCGTCGAGGAGGCGTGCTCGGGCCTGCGCTCGCTCACGGCGCTCGTCACGGTCGGCGTCCTGTTCGCGTACTTCTTCCGCAAGTCGCTCGGCGAACGCGCCATCCTCGTCGCATCGACGATCCCGATCGCGATCCTGGTGAACGCGTTCCGCGTCGCGCTGACCGGCGTCCTCGCGCACGCGTACGGCGAGCAGGCGGCCACCGGCGTCGTGCACGAGCTCCAGGGTGTCGCCACCTACGTCATCGCGCTCGCGATCCTGTTCGCCGAGGCGGCGCTGCTCTCGAAGCTCTGGAGGCGTCTCCCCGCGCGCGTGCGGAGGGCGCTCGCGTGA
- a CDS encoding sigma-54 dependent transcriptional regulator, translating into MAERFRVLVIDDDPGIRDYLEAAVSRQGYEVSSAATGEDALAKLHESRPDVITLDVVLPGMDGLETLRRLKQRLPDVPVVMLSGHGQARTIVDAMRLGASDFLRKPFEVEELEIAFQKALENSKLKEEVAELRGRVRSEAEMLLLWGDNPRMKEVREMIEQVADTDITVLIRGESGTGKEVVARALYQLSGRRSRTFVKVNCAALPSELLESELFGFEKGAFTGAQKRKLGKFEYANQGTIFLDEISEMHPSLQAKLLQVLQDGEFSRLGGEADVKVDTRIIAATNRNLEEAVKEGSFREDLYYRLNVVTVNLPPLRERKDAIPLLVEHFLEKYNEQYRKSVVALSGEAVGLFMQYHWPGNIRELENMVKRIVVLGSEQAVLSEIHLAEPEEAAADGGDMLDLSALGVDFDDEDTMDLKAISKRAAQIAEKRVIEKVLGQTRWNRKEAAERLKISYKALLYKMKENGLSEGR; encoded by the coding sequence ATGGCGGAACGATTTCGCGTCCTGGTGATCGACGACGACCCGGGCATCCGGGACTACCTCGAGGCCGCGGTCTCGCGGCAGGGGTACGAGGTGTCTTCGGCCGCGACCGGCGAGGACGCGCTCGCGAAGCTCCACGAGTCGCGCCCCGACGTGATCACGCTCGACGTCGTGCTCCCCGGGATGGATGGGCTCGAGACGCTGCGCCGGCTCAAGCAGCGGCTTCCCGACGTCCCCGTCGTCATGCTCTCGGGCCACGGCCAGGCGCGCACGATCGTCGACGCGATGCGCCTCGGCGCCTCCGACTTCCTGCGCAAGCCGTTCGAGGTCGAGGAGCTCGAGATCGCGTTCCAGAAGGCGCTCGAGAACTCGAAGCTCAAGGAAGAGGTGGCCGAGCTGCGCGGTCGCGTGAGGAGCGAGGCCGAGATGCTCCTTCTCTGGGGGGACAACCCGCGGATGAAGGAGGTCCGCGAGATGATCGAGCAGGTCGCGGACACCGACATCACGGTGCTCATCCGCGGCGAGAGCGGCACGGGCAAGGAGGTCGTCGCCCGCGCGCTCTACCAGCTGTCCGGTCGTCGCTCGCGCACGTTCGTGAAGGTGAACTGCGCGGCGCTGCCGAGCGAGCTCCTCGAGAGCGAGCTCTTCGGCTTCGAGAAGGGCGCGTTCACCGGCGCCCAGAAGCGCAAGCTCGGCAAGTTCGAGTACGCGAACCAGGGCACCATCTTCCTCGACGAGATCAGCGAGATGCACCCGTCGCTGCAGGCGAAGCTGCTGCAGGTGCTCCAGGACGGCGAGTTCTCGCGGCTCGGCGGCGAGGCCGACGTCAAGGTCGACACGCGCATCATCGCGGCGACGAACCGCAATCTCGAGGAGGCGGTCAAAGAGGGAAGCTTCCGCGAAGACCTCTACTACCGCCTCAACGTGGTCACGGTGAACCTGCCTCCGCTCCGCGAACGCAAGGACGCGATCCCGCTGCTCGTCGAGCACTTCCTCGAGAAGTACAACGAGCAGTACCGCAAGTCGGTCGTCGCGCTGTCGGGCGAGGCCGTGGGACTGTTCATGCAGTACCACTGGCCCGGCAACATCCGCGAGCTCGAGAACATGGTGAAGCGCATCGTCGTGCTCGGGAGCGAGCAGGCGGTGCTGTCCGAGATCCACCTCGCGGAGCCCGAGGAGGCCGCGGCCGACGGCGGCGACATGCTCGACCTCTCCGCGCTCGGCGTCGACTTCGACGACGAGGACACGATGGACCTGAAGGCCATCTCGAAGCGCGCGGCGCAGATCGCCGAGAAGCGCGTGATCGAGAAGGTGCTCGGGCAGACGCGCTGGAACCGGAAGGAGGCCGCCGAGCGGCTCAAGATCTCCTACAAGGCGCTGCTCTACAAGATGAAGGAGAACGGCCTCTCGGAGGGCCGGTGA
- a CDS encoding glycosyltransferase family 4 protein produces MKILFLTHYFPPEVNAPANRTHEHARRWAADGHDVTVITGVPNHPRGELFPGYENRWLQREERDGIHVVRTWMYVTANEGFLRRTANYVLFAITAVLASLRVERPDVVVATSPQFFCGLAGAVVSWLRWRPFVLEVRDLWPDSIVQLGQLRSPAIVRVLEAVETALYRSAAGIVVNTRAFIDHIAGRGIARERIELVYNGIDPDLFAPQPRDEALLRANGLEGRRVVAYIGTLGLAHGLRTILDAAERLRGDARIAFALIGDGADRAALEREVAERGLENVHLLGLRPRAEVPAWIASSDVLLVLLRDLPVFETVIPSKLFEFWAQERPIVLAAPDGECRRLVVEADAGTAIPPEDAAALAAAIEHIEREPAEASRRARNGRALVEREFVRDALARRMLAFLERTLARTTGA; encoded by the coding sequence GTGAAGATCCTCTTCCTCACGCACTACTTCCCGCCGGAGGTGAACGCACCGGCGAACCGCACTCACGAGCACGCGCGCCGCTGGGCCGCAGACGGTCACGACGTCACCGTGATCACCGGCGTCCCCAACCATCCGCGCGGCGAGCTCTTCCCCGGCTACGAGAACCGCTGGCTCCAGCGCGAGGAGCGCGACGGCATCCACGTCGTGCGCACGTGGATGTACGTGACCGCGAACGAGGGCTTCCTGCGCCGCACCGCGAACTACGTGCTGTTCGCGATCACGGCCGTGCTCGCCTCGTTGCGCGTCGAGCGGCCCGACGTCGTCGTCGCGACGAGCCCGCAGTTCTTCTGCGGGCTCGCGGGCGCCGTCGTGTCGTGGCTGCGCTGGCGCCCGTTCGTGCTCGAGGTGCGCGACCTGTGGCCCGACTCGATCGTGCAGCTCGGCCAGCTGCGCTCCCCCGCGATCGTGCGCGTGCTCGAGGCCGTCGAGACCGCGCTCTACCGGAGCGCCGCCGGCATCGTCGTCAACACGCGCGCGTTCATCGACCACATCGCGGGTCGCGGCATCGCGCGCGAACGGATCGAGCTCGTCTACAACGGCATCGACCCGGATCTCTTCGCACCGCAGCCGCGCGACGAGGCGCTGCTGCGCGCGAATGGTCTCGAGGGCCGGCGCGTGGTCGCGTACATCGGCACGCTCGGCCTCGCGCACGGCCTGCGCACGATCCTCGACGCCGCGGAGCGGCTCCGTGGCGACGCGCGCATCGCATTCGCACTGATCGGCGACGGCGCGGACCGCGCGGCCCTCGAGCGCGAGGTCGCCGAGCGCGGGCTCGAGAACGTGCACCTGCTCGGGCTGCGCCCGCGCGCCGAGGTGCCGGCGTGGATCGCGTCGAGCGACGTGCTGCTCGTGCTGCTCCGCGACCTCCCGGTCTTCGAGACCGTCATCCCGTCGAAGCTGTTCGAGTTCTGGGCGCAGGAGCGGCCGATCGTGCTCGCCGCACCCGACGGCGAGTGCCGGCGCCTCGTGGTCGAGGCCGACGCGGGCACCGCCATTCCGCCCGAGGACGCCGCGGCGCTCGCCGCCGCGATCGAGCACATCGAGCGCGAGCCCGCCGAGGCCTCGCGACGCGCGCGCAACGGGCGCGCGCTCGTCGAGCGCGAGTTCGTCCGCGACGCCCTCGCCCGCCGCATGCTCGCGTTCCTCGAGCGCACGCTCGCGCGGACGACGGGCGCCTAG
- the wecB gene encoding UDP-N-acetylglucosamine 2-epimerase (non-hydrolyzing), which translates to MPNRKIRILAVAGARPNFMKIAPLLREMHARASFEPVLVHTGQHYDEAMSEGFFRDLGIPRPDVNLGVGSGAHGAQTAEVLARIERELVERRPDAVLVVGDVNSTLAATLAAVKLHIPVAHVEAGLRSGDRRMPEEINRLMTDVVCEWLFTTEPAGEENLLREGIPRERIHFAGNVMIDTLLANVERARGLDVLARLGLDPGAYCAVTLHRPSNVDDPARLRELVEILEELNERLPVVFPVHPRTAKAIEGLGLGRAPRFTALEPLGYLEFLALVCDAKVVLTDSGGLQEETTALGVPCLTLRDSTERPVTVTHGTNTVVGLDSAVLRRELARLFAGETKAGRIPEKWDGRAAQRIVDVLERDLGGAR; encoded by the coding sequence ATGCCGAACCGGAAGATCCGCATCCTCGCCGTCGCGGGCGCCCGGCCCAACTTCATGAAGATCGCGCCGCTGCTGCGCGAGATGCACGCGCGCGCGAGCTTCGAACCCGTCCTCGTCCACACCGGCCAGCACTACGACGAGGCGATGTCGGAGGGCTTCTTCCGCGACCTCGGGATCCCGCGCCCCGACGTGAACCTGGGCGTCGGGTCCGGCGCGCACGGCGCGCAGACGGCGGAGGTGCTCGCGCGCATCGAACGCGAGCTCGTCGAGCGACGGCCGGACGCCGTGCTCGTGGTGGGCGACGTGAACTCGACGCTCGCCGCGACGCTCGCCGCGGTGAAGCTCCACATCCCCGTCGCGCACGTCGAGGCCGGACTCCGCAGCGGCGACCGCCGCATGCCGGAGGAGATCAACCGGCTGATGACGGACGTCGTGTGCGAGTGGCTGTTCACGACCGAGCCCGCGGGCGAGGAGAACCTGCTGCGCGAGGGCATCCCGCGCGAGCGCATCCACTTCGCGGGCAACGTCATGATCGACACCCTGCTCGCGAACGTCGAGCGCGCGCGCGGGCTCGACGTGCTCGCGCGGCTCGGCCTCGACCCGGGCGCCTACTGTGCCGTCACGCTCCACCGCCCGAGCAACGTCGACGATCCGGCGCGCCTTCGCGAGCTCGTCGAGATCCTCGAGGAGCTCAACGAGCGGCTGCCCGTCGTCTTCCCCGTGCACCCGCGCACCGCGAAGGCCATCGAGGGCCTCGGGCTCGGCCGCGCACCGCGCTTCACGGCGCTCGAGCCGCTCGGCTACCTCGAGTTCCTCGCGCTCGTCTGCGACGCGAAGGTCGTGCTGACGGACTCGGGGGGCCTGCAGGAGGAGACGACCGCGCTCGGCGTCCCGTGCCTCACGCTGCGCGACTCGACCGAGCGCCCCGTCACCGTGACGCACGGGACGAACACGGTCGTCGGCCTCGACTCGGCCGTGCTGCGCCGCGAGCTCGCGCGACTCTTCGCCGGCGAGACGAAGGCGGGCCGCATCCCCGAGAAGTGGGACGGCCGCGCCGCGCAGCGCATCGTCGACGTCCTCGAACGCGACCTCGGCGGAGCGCGATGA
- a CDS encoding polysaccharide biosynthesis/export family protein gives MGRERMDIGTTSPLRAGALCGAALLASLTVLACATPVEPPPPDRVVGEVEEYVIGIPDVLQITVWKQEQLTTEALVRSDGKISMPLLQDVQAEGLTPDELRAVIEERLAEFIVAPHVNVLVKDMRSNVVSVVGGGVARSGLVPLQRNTRVLDAIATMGGFTPFARKGDIRVLRNRDGRQVQYGFDYDAFIKGRAPGSNMLLEPGDTVVVPD, from the coding sequence ATGGGACGCGAGCGCATGGACATCGGAACGACTTCGCCGCTGCGCGCGGGGGCCCTGTGCGGTGCAGCGCTGCTCGCGAGCCTCACCGTGCTCGCGTGCGCGACGCCCGTCGAGCCCCCGCCCCCCGACCGCGTCGTCGGCGAGGTCGAGGAGTACGTGATCGGCATCCCCGACGTCCTCCAGATCACGGTCTGGAAGCAGGAGCAGCTCACGACCGAGGCGCTCGTGCGCAGCGACGGGAAGATCTCGATGCCGCTGCTGCAGGACGTGCAGGCCGAGGGGCTCACGCCCGACGAGCTGCGCGCCGTGATCGAGGAGCGCCTCGCCGAGTTCATCGTCGCGCCGCACGTGAACGTGCTCGTCAAGGACATGCGCAGCAACGTCGTCTCCGTCGTCGGCGGCGGCGTCGCGCGCTCGGGCCTCGTGCCCCTCCAGCGCAACACGCGCGTGCTCGACGCGATCGCGACGATGGGCGGCTTCACGCCCTTCGCGCGCAAGGGCGACATCCGCGTGCTCCGCAACCGCGACGGCCGGCAGGTCCAGTACGGCTTCGACTACGACGCCTTCATCAAGGGCCGTGCGCCCGGCTCGAACATGCTGCTCGAGCCCGGCGACACGGTCGTGGTCCCGGACTGA
- the gmd gene encoding GDP-mannose 4,6-dehydratase, with product MSRALITGITGQDGSYLAEFLLEKGYEVHGMVRRSSTETFERIAHLEGKVVLHQADLLDPSSLVDALRRSRPTEVYNLAAQSFVPTSWAQPSLTGEFTALGVTRLLDAVRQVDPTMRFYQASSSEMFGRVRATPQNEDTPFYPRSPYAVAKTYGHYITVNYRESYDLFAVSGILFNHESPRRGREFVTRKVTEHVARIKLGLADALPLGDVEAKRDWGFAGEYVQAMWLMLQQGAAEDYVIGTGVQHSVRDCFEIAFARVGLDPADFVRVDERFLRPAEVDTLLADPRKAQEKLGWRARVSFRELVEMMVDADVERQERASGRRIGGPGTR from the coding sequence GTGAGCCGCGCACTCATCACGGGCATCACGGGCCAGGACGGCTCGTACCTCGCCGAGTTCCTGCTCGAGAAGGGCTACGAGGTGCACGGCATGGTGCGCCGCTCGAGCACCGAGACGTTCGAGCGCATCGCGCACCTCGAAGGGAAGGTCGTGCTCCATCAGGCCGACCTGCTCGACCCGAGCTCGCTCGTCGACGCCCTTCGGCGGTCGCGGCCGACCGAGGTCTACAACCTCGCGGCGCAGTCGTTCGTGCCGACGTCGTGGGCGCAGCCGTCGCTCACCGGCGAGTTCACCGCGCTCGGTGTCACTCGCCTGCTCGACGCGGTCCGCCAGGTCGACCCGACGATGCGCTTCTACCAGGCGTCGAGCTCCGAGATGTTCGGCCGCGTGCGCGCCACGCCGCAGAACGAGGACACGCCCTTCTACCCGCGGAGCCCGTACGCCGTCGCCAAGACCTACGGTCACTACATCACGGTGAACTACCGGGAGAGCTACGACCTGTTCGCGGTGTCGGGAATCCTGTTCAACCACGAGTCGCCGCGCCGCGGTCGCGAGTTCGTGACGCGCAAGGTCACGGAGCACGTCGCGCGCATCAAGCTCGGGCTCGCCGACGCGCTGCCGCTCGGCGACGTCGAGGCGAAGCGCGACTGGGGCTTCGCCGGCGAGTACGTCCAGGCGATGTGGCTCATGCTGCAGCAGGGCGCCGCCGAGGACTACGTGATCGGAACGGGCGTGCAGCACTCCGTGCGCGACTGCTTCGAGATCGCCTTCGCACGCGTCGGCCTCGACCCGGCGGACTTCGTCCGCGTCGACGAGCGCTTCCTGCGGCCGGCCGAGGTCGACACGCTGCTCGCCGACCCGCGCAAGGCGCAGGAGAAGCTCGGCTGGCGCGCGCGCGTCTCGTTCCGCGAGCTCGTCGAGATGATGGTCGACGCCGACGTCGAGCGGCAGGAGCGCGCGAGCGGGCGGCGCATCGGAGGCCCCGGGACGCGATGA
- a CDS encoding MraY family glycosyltransferase: MNPFQLILPFVVACAVAAMSTPVVSLLARQIGAIDRPNERKVSRREDMPLLGGLAVALGCAVGLAAAVIALGEDYVRIAQIEGFLVGGFAVLAAGVLDDRWTLSPWAKLAFQVGAGLLAVRYGYVIESFREPLTGEVFDFPFWFAAMITTFWIVAVSNAMNLIDGLDGLSTGVGAIIAATLAIICAQADQPVGMILGVTLVGALLGFLPFNFPPARIFLGDTGALFIGYSLSLVALEGYVGGYRKASIMAFLVPLLALAVPLLDTALSILRRWRAGQPIFDADRQHMHHRLLEAEGSDRGAVLALYFLTACFCVIAVSFTKLEGSAAFVFLVAVVVLTARLLRNLGVHRADAAKATPKGGNGA; the protein is encoded by the coding sequence GTGAACCCGTTCCAGCTCATCCTTCCGTTCGTCGTGGCATGCGCCGTTGCGGCGATGTCGACGCCGGTCGTGTCGCTGCTCGCGCGGCAGATCGGCGCGATCGACCGGCCGAACGAGCGCAAGGTGAGCCGGCGCGAGGACATGCCGCTGCTCGGCGGTCTCGCGGTCGCGCTCGGGTGCGCCGTGGGGCTCGCGGCGGCCGTGATCGCGCTCGGCGAGGACTACGTCCGGATCGCGCAGATCGAGGGCTTCCTCGTCGGCGGCTTCGCCGTGCTCGCCGCCGGCGTGCTCGACGACCGGTGGACGCTCTCGCCGTGGGCGAAGCTCGCGTTCCAGGTCGGCGCCGGTCTGCTCGCCGTCCGCTACGGCTACGTGATCGAGTCGTTCCGCGAGCCGCTCACCGGCGAGGTGTTCGATTTCCCGTTCTGGTTCGCCGCGATGATCACCACGTTCTGGATCGTCGCGGTCTCGAACGCCATGAACCTCATCGACGGCCTCGACGGCCTGTCGACCGGCGTCGGCGCGATCATCGCCGCGACGCTCGCGATCATCTGCGCGCAGGCGGACCAGCCGGTCGGCATGATCCTCGGCGTCACGCTGGTCGGTGCGCTGCTCGGCTTCCTGCCGTTCAACTTCCCGCCCGCGCGCATCTTCCTCGGGGACACGGGCGCGCTCTTCATCGGCTACTCGCTCTCGCTCGTGGCGCTCGAGGGCTACGTCGGCGGCTACCGCAAGGCGTCGATCATGGCGTTCCTCGTGCCGCTGCTCGCACTCGCGGTTCCGCTGCTCGACACGGCGCTCTCGATCCTCCGCCGGTGGCGCGCCGGACAGCCGATCTTCGACGCCGATCGCCAGCACATGCACCACCGCCTGCTCGAAGCCGAGGGCTCCGACCGCGGCGCGGTGCTCGCGCTCTACTTCCTGACGGCGTGCTTCTGCGTGATCGCCGTGTCGTTCACGAAGCTCGAGGGCTCGGCAGCGTTCGTGTTCCTCGTCGCCGTCGTCGTGCTGACGGCGCGCCTGCTGCGGAACCTCGGTGTGCACCGCGCCGACGCCGCGAAGGCGACGCCGAAGGGAGGGAATGGCGCGTGA
- a CDS encoding AAA family ATPase has protein sequence MYREFYGFVRDPFELTPDPSFLHLGEAHREGLATLVYGVRSGKGFVLLTGEVGMGKTTLLHALLGQLDAATPSAFIFNPRLEPLDFLRMLFEELGIEQKCATKAEYLLALNRFLIERLEAGSPTPLLIVDEAQNLSAEMLEEIRLLSNLETPRSKLIQIMLVGQPELKEMLARPELRQLRQRIALRHDLRPFDEAETERYIADRLGKAGYTGGGLFKKAALRAVHEASGGVPRLVNSLCDGALLLGYSRGQRTIGADAVREVAADLELVPRADGDGSKGAESSSRRRGWLGLFR, from the coding sequence GTGTACCGGGAGTTCTACGGCTTCGTCCGCGACCCGTTCGAGCTGACGCCCGACCCGTCGTTCCTGCACCTCGGCGAGGCGCACCGCGAAGGGCTCGCGACGCTCGTCTACGGCGTGCGCTCGGGCAAGGGCTTCGTCCTGCTCACGGGCGAGGTGGGGATGGGCAAGACGACGCTGCTGCACGCGCTGCTCGGACAGCTCGATGCCGCGACGCCGTCGGCGTTCATCTTCAACCCGCGGCTCGAGCCACTCGACTTCCTGCGCATGCTGTTCGAGGAGCTCGGCATCGAGCAGAAGTGCGCGACGAAGGCGGAGTACCTGCTCGCGCTCAACCGGTTCCTCATCGAGAGGCTCGAGGCGGGAAGCCCGACGCCGCTGCTCATCGTCGACGAGGCCCAGAACCTCTCGGCCGAGATGCTCGAGGAGATCCGGCTGCTCTCGAACCTCGAGACGCCGCGCTCGAAGCTGATCCAGATCATGCTGGTCGGGCAGCCCGAGCTGAAGGAGATGCTCGCGCGGCCGGAGCTCCGACAGCTCCGCCAGCGCATCGCGCTGCGTCACGACCTGCGGCCCTTCGACGAGGCGGAGACGGAGCGCTACATCGCCGACCGGCTCGGGAAGGCGGGATACACGGGAGGCGGCCTGTTCAAGAAGGCCGCCCTGCGCGCCGTGCACGAGGCGTCCGGAGGCGTTCCGCGCCTCGTGAACTCGCTCTGCGACGGCGCGCTCCTGCTCGGCTACTCGCGCGGGCAGCGGACGATCGGGGCGGATGCGGTGCGCGAGGTCGCGGCCGACCTCGAGCTCGTGCCGCGCGCCGATGGCGACGGATCGAAGGGCGCGGAGTCGTCGTCGCGTCGACGAGGTTGGCTCGGGCTCTTCCGCTAG
- a CDS encoding CpsD/CapB family tyrosine-protein kinase, giving the protein MAKVYEAMKRAEEERKRKLGADASAPAPVHWDDAASDVLDEPQPRASFFQRWFRRNPTNAVIDTANDVNKRRIAILQPDSYVAEQFRMLRGRIDSVAAQRPIRTIAVTSANAHEGKSTASINLAIVTAMSLGRRVLLVDCDLRRPKIATSLAIDARAGLAEILLDRNTLDEAVVKVDNLNLDVVGVRFLPPNPSELLASPRMQAFIEEAASRYDRVIFDTPATLGLPDAKIVSELCDGLVMVVRADVTPREDVHAALEVLDRRRVLGLVLNGVDQTRERYGYY; this is encoded by the coding sequence ATGGCCAAGGTCTACGAAGCGATGAAGCGCGCCGAGGAGGAGCGCAAGCGGAAGCTCGGCGCGGACGCGTCGGCGCCGGCTCCCGTGCACTGGGACGACGCCGCGAGCGACGTCCTCGACGAGCCCCAGCCGCGCGCGTCGTTCTTCCAGCGCTGGTTCCGGCGCAATCCCACCAACGCCGTGATCGACACGGCCAACGACGTCAACAAGCGGAGGATCGCGATCCTCCAGCCCGACTCCTACGTGGCGGAGCAGTTCCGGATGCTGCGCGGCCGGATCGATTCCGTCGCGGCACAGCGGCCGATCCGCACGATCGCGGTCACGAGCGCGAATGCGCACGAGGGCAAGAGCACGGCGTCGATCAACCTCGCCATCGTCACGGCGATGAGCCTCGGGCGACGCGTGCTGCTCGTGGACTGCGACCTGCGCCGCCCGAAGATCGCGACCTCGCTCGCCATCGATGCCCGGGCCGGGCTCGCGGAGATCCTCCTCGATCGCAACACGCTCGACGAGGCCGTCGTGAAGGTCGACAACCTGAACCTCGACGTCGTCGGCGTGCGGTTCCTCCCGCCGAACCCGTCGGAGCTCCTGGCGTCCCCGCGCATGCAGGCGTTCATCGAAGAGGCGGCGTCGCGCTACGACCGCGTCATCTTCGACACGCCGGCGACGCTCGGGCTTCCCGACGCGAAGATCGTGAGCGAGCTCTGCGACGGGCTCGTGATGGTCGTGCGCGCGGACGTCACGCCGCGCGAGGACGTGCACGCGGCACTCGAGGTGCTCGACCGCCGGCGCGTGCTCGGCCTCGTCCTGAACGGCGTCGACCAGACGCGCGAACGCTACGGCTACTACTGA
- a CDS encoding EpsI family protein, with amino-acid sequence MTRIAAAFAFIALNAFVYSYLGTREVVPPRETFAAFPRDLAAWSCARPLEMEQEVHDVLGVTDYLLCDFAPRDAGDPRDARSVTVYVGYHASQVRRYDESGDKVTSIHPPEHCLPGGGWSIMNRAIVPIRSGGLEGEAKRFVIAKGDARSLVYFWYQSNGRVFARNHEVILYKFWDRATRGRSDGALVRLTAPFREGEAGDEEAAERAILDLARDLTPRFDPYLPR; translated from the coding sequence GTGACGCGGATCGCCGCCGCCTTCGCGTTCATCGCGCTCAACGCGTTCGTCTACTCCTATCTCGGGACGCGCGAGGTCGTGCCGCCGCGCGAGACGTTCGCGGCGTTCCCGCGCGACCTCGCCGCGTGGAGCTGTGCGCGGCCGCTCGAGATGGAGCAGGAGGTCCACGACGTCCTCGGCGTCACCGACTACCTGCTGTGCGACTTCGCGCCGCGCGACGCGGGCGATCCCCGCGACGCGCGCTCCGTCACCGTCTACGTCGGCTACCACGCGAGCCAGGTGCGGCGCTACGACGAGAGCGGCGACAAGGTGACGTCGATCCATCCGCCCGAGCACTGCCTGCCGGGCGGCGGCTGGAGCATCATGAACCGCGCGATCGTCCCGATCCGTTCGGGCGGCCTCGAGGGCGAGGCCAAGCGCTTCGTCATCGCCAAGGGCGACGCGCGCTCGCTCGTGTACTTCTGGTACCAGTCGAACGGCCGCGTCTTCGCGCGCAATCACGAGGTCATCCTGTACAAGTTCTGGGATCGCGCGACGCGCGGACGCAGCGACGGCGCCCTCGTGCGGCTGACCGCCCCCTTCCGCGAGGGCGAGGCGGGCGACGAGGAGGCCGCGGAGCGCGCGATCCTCGATCTCGCGCGCGACCTCACCCCGCGCTTCGATCCGTATCTCCCCCGCTAG